CCTTTTATGAAAAGAGCATTTTACCTGTTAGCTGTGACGTGTGGAATATTTTTATCTCCACATATATATGCACAGCAATCTACAGATTCCCTTTTAACCAACGCTACGCTACAGGATTGTATCAGGTACGCGTTATCACATCAGCCGGTATTACGGCAGTCGCGTATTGATGAAGCCATCACGGATAGAACCGTGAAAAGCAAGCTGGCAGATTGGTATCCACAGATCAACCTGGACTATAATCTCCAGCACTACATGGAGTTGCCTACTTCTATTTTTGGTGGCAATCCTACCAAGGTGGGGGTAGCCAATACTTCTACAGCGCAGTTCGGCCTGAATCAGAACATCTTTACGCGGGATCTTTTACTGGCTACCAATACGGCCAGGGATGTACGAAAACAGAGCCAGCAAAGTACCGTACGTACCCAGATTGATGTGGTAGCAGATGTCAGCAAAGCGTATTACGATATCCTGCTCACCTCCCAACAGATCCAGGTGCTGGACGAAGATATTATCCGCCTGGAACGCAGCCTGAAAGATGCGTACAACCAGTATCAGGGTGGGGTGGTAGATAAAACGGATTATAAGCGGGCCACTATTTCGCTCAATAATGCACGCGCACAGCAGAAGTCTGCACGTGAGCTGCTCACCGCCAAGCAGGCCTATCTGCAACAGTTGATGGGGTATCCTGCCAATGCCGGCGATGTGCCGCTGGCCTATGATACTGCACAGATGGCCACACAGATAACCGGAGAAGACACTGCCCTGGTAGCCAATTACAAGGACAGGATCGAATACCAGTTACTGGAAACCCAGCAAAGCCTGCTACAGGCAAATCTGAAATACAATAAGTGGAGTTATCTGCCTACGGTATCAGCATTTGTGAACTATGCTTTTGCTTATCAGAATGAAAACTTCTCCAAATTATACAGCATTAATTATCCTAACTCCCTGTTAGGACTGAAATTATCACTGCCTATTTTCCAGGGTGGTAAAAGGGTGCATAATATCAAGATGGCAGAACTACAGCTGCAACGTACGCAGTGGGATTTTGCCACTTTGAGAAGCGAGATCAATACACAGTATACGCAGGCAATGGCTACTTACAGAAGTAACCTGAATGACTATACGACATTGAAAGATAATGTGGAGATGGCCATGGATGTATACAACATGTTGCAACTACAGTATAAGGAAGGTATCAAAACATACCTGGAAGTATTAATCTCAGAAACGGAATTGCGCACCGCGCAACTGAGCTATTACAATGCTATGTACCAGGTATTATCCAGCAAGATAGACCTGCAGAAAGCATTAGGAACCTTAACAGCTAATTATTAAATGGTAACCGGATCGGATATGAAAAAAATGAACCACATTGTCTTAATCAGCGCAGCCGGCGTACTTGGCTTTTCCGCCTGCAATGGCCCTGCCCAGAAAGGAGCGCCCGTTATGCCCCCTACACCGGTAAATATTACGGAGGCATCCGTGGCACCGGCCGTTTATTATGACAGATATCCCGCCACTGTGGTAGCCCTGAACCATGTAGAGCTGCGCTCTCAGGTTTCCGGTTTTATCACGGGAATCTTCTTTAAAGAAGGAGAAGTTGTACAGAAGGGCAAGCCCCTGTATGAAATAGACCGCCGCAAATATGAAGCGGCCTTCCACCAGGCAGAAGCAAACATCGCCAGCGCCCGTGCTAATTATAACAAGGCAAAGAAAGATGACGAGCGTTACAAACGCCTGGCAGAACAGGATGCGATAGCACGGCAGATCCTGGACAATGCAGAAGCTGCACTGGAAACTAACCGTAGCCAGCTCGCCGCTGCAGAAGCCAACCTGGCCGCTGTTCGCACCGACCTGGACTACTCCCTTATCAAAGCGCCGTTTACCGGCCGCATTGGTATTTCACAGGTAAGACTGGGCTCTCAGGTGACGCCGGGTACTACGCTGCTGAATACCATTTCCAGTGAAAATCCTATCGCCGTGGATTTCGTGATAAATGAATCGGATATTTCCCGCTTCGCTGATATACAAAGTAAAGGCGGTGCTGTAAATGATACCACTTTCCGTTTGCAAACTTCAGATGGCAGCGAATATGTTCACGCCGGCAAGATCCTGGCCATTGACCGTGGTGTGGATAACCAGACCGGTACGATCAGGGTGAGGATTGAATTTAATAATCCTGACGACAAACTGAAAGACGGGATGAGTTGTGTACTGAACGTATTGAACAGTCAGTCCGGCGACAGGCTGATCATTCCTTACAAAGCCATTACAGAGCAGATGGGTGAATACTTTGTATTTGTGGCAAAAGATAGCATTGCCGCCCAACAGAAAGTACATCTGGGCCCTAAGCTCAGAGACAGGGTTGTGATCATGGATGGCATCCAGGCAGGTGATAAGATCATTACAGAAGGCTTCCAGCGTTTGCGCGATGGCGGCAGGATACAGATCGGTATACCGGCAGCTCAACAGGGCGAACCAGTGAAGAAATAGTTATTAGTAGAATCAACAGCAGAAAATCATGATTGCAGATACTTTTATACGAAGACCCGTCACCGCAATAGTGATATCTATTGTACTGGTACTGGTGGGAATACTGGCGATGATGAATCTGCCCATAGGGCAGTATCCTGAGATCTCCCCGCCAACAGTACAGGTAACAGGTACATATACCGGTGCGGATGCACAAACAGTGGAGCAAACAGTAGCCACACCCGTGGAAGTACAGGTAAATGGTACACCGGGTATGACCTACATCTCCACAAATAATACCAGTAGCGGGCAAATGAGTATGACGGTCAACTTTGAAGTAGGTACCGACATCAACATTGCAGCACTGGATGTGCAGAACCGTGTAGGTATTGCACAACCTACCCTTCCACAGGAAGTACAGCGTTTAGGCCTTACCGTTAGAAAGCGTAATCCCAGTATCCTGATGCTGGTTGCGTTGTACTCACCCAAAGGCACACACGATATTACCTTCCTGGATAACTACACCAACGTATATGTTAAAGATGCGTTGCTGCGTGCAAAAGGAGTGGGTGATATCTTTACCCGTGCGGATGATTTCAGTATGCGTATCTGGCTGAAACCGGATAAGCTGGCAGAAATGAACGTTACGGCAGAAGATATCCGTGCTGCGCTGGCAGAACAGAATGCCCAGATCACTGCGGGTTCTGTAGGTGCGCCGCCACAACAAGTGGGACAAACATTTGAGTATAACATCCTCACCAAAGGCCGCCTGTCTACAGCAGAGGAATTTGGTAACGTCATTATCAAAACACGTCCATCAGACGGAACACTCGTGTACCTGAAAGATGTTGCGCGTGTACAGTTAGGTAAATTCAACTATGCGGGTAATAACTTCGTAGATGGCAGACGTGCTGCTTATCTGCTGGTATACCAGGCGCCGGGCAGTAACGCGATTGAAACAGCCGCCAATGTAACGGAGGCGATGGAAGAGATGAAGAAACAGTTTCCCAACGATGTGCAATACGTAGTGCCGTTTGAATCTGTGTCAGTGGTAAAAGTATCTATCGAAGAGGTATTGCACACCCTGGTGGAAGCATTGCTCCTGGTGGTACTGGTGGTATTCCTCTTCTTACAGAGCTGGCGTGCTACCATCATTCCCATCCTGGCTATCCCGGTATCCATTATTGCTACTTTCATCTTCTTTATACCACTTGGGTTCACCATCAACACGCTGACGTTGTTCGGTTTCGTACTGGCTATCGGTATTGTGGTGGATGATGCCATTGTGGTGGTGGAAGCGGTGCAGCATAATATAGACCATGAGAAGATGTCGCCCAAAGATGCTACCACCCAGGCTATGAAAGAGATTTCCGGCCCGGTAATAGCCATTGCGCTCATCCTGGCAGCGGTGTTTGTACCGGTTGGATTTATACCTGGTATCGTGGGCCGTTTGTATCAGCAGTTCGCCATCACGATCGCCATCTCCGTACTGATCTCTGCTTTTGTGGCATTGTCTTTAACACCGGCTTTATGTATCCTGCTGTTAAAACCAATGCATCTCGACAAGGACTCAAAAGGGCTGAATAAATTCTTCTTTAAATTCAACCGCTGGTTTGGTCATACCACTTCCCGTTATTCGATGGGTGTGAAGAAGAGTATCCGCTTTTCCCGCCTGGCCATTGTATTTCTGCTGTGTCTTTTCGTAGGTACGATCATGTTATTCAAGGCAAAACCTTCCGGGTTTATTCCTACGGAAGATGAAGGACGTATCTATATTACGTTTGATCTGCCGGAATCTTCTTCTACTGAACGTACGTTAGCAGTGATGCAAAGTATTATGAAGGATCTGGACAGTACCCAGGGAATTGCGCACTACGCTGCTTTGGGAGGATTGAACGTTGTAAACTTTGCCACCAAATCGAATAGTGCCACTATCTTTTGCCAGTTGAAACCATGGAGCGAGCGTAAAGCCGACTCCCTGCAGATCTTCGGCCTGGTGGCTACTTTGCAGAAAAAGCTGGCCAAATATAAGGAAGCGAATGTGGTGGTAATTCCACCCCCGGCCATTCCGGGGCTTGGCTCCACTGCCGGTTTCTCTTTCATATTGCAGCAACGCAGAAATGGCGATATCAAAGCATTTGAAGGGGTGTTGCAGAATTTCGTAGCAGCGGTCAACAAACGTCCGGAGATCGCGCGGGCATTCTCGTTCTTCACGGCCCGTACGCCTGGATACCAGTTGGATATCGACCGGGAGAAAGCGAAGAAGATGGGTGTGAAGATCTCTGACATTGCCACCGCCCTGCAAACATACATGGGGAGTGCTTACATCAATGACTTTACTATTTACGGCAGGAACTTCCGTGTGGTAACACAGGCGGATTCCTCCTACCGGGGTGATATTAAAAACCTGAGCCAGTTCTTTGTACGCAACAGCGCAGGAACGATGGTGCCGTTGAGTACCCTCACTTCTTACAAAGTGATAGAAAGTGCGCCGGTGATCTCTCACTACAATCTTTTCCGTTCTGCGGAAATCAATGGTAACCCGGCACCGGGCTATAGTAGTGGTGATGCGATCAACGCCCTTAAAGAAGTGGCGGCACAGGAACTGCCGGATGGTTATGGTTATGAGTTCTCCGGTTTGAGCCGTGAGGAGTTATTATCAGGTTCTAAAACGATCTATATCTTCGCGTTATCCATCATCTTTGTGTTCCTGTTCCTGGCAGCATTGTATGAGAGCTGGTCTGTACCGTTCTCCGTACTGTTGGCAGTACCTATCGGCGCCTTTGGTGCCATTACGGTACTAACGTTCCTGCCTAAACTGAGTAACAACGTATATGCGCAGATCGGTTTGATTACACTGATCGGGTTGTCTGCCAAGAATGCGATCCTGATCGTGGAGTTTGCGAAGGAGCGTGTAGACAGAGGTATGGATCTTGTCACGGCCGCCGTGGAAGCTGCCAAGCTGCGTTTACGTCCCATCATCATGACGTCGCTGGCGTTCCTGTTGGGGATTACGCCATTGGTATTTTCTTCCGGTGCAGGTGCGGAAGCGCGTAAAACAATGGGCTGGACCGTATTAGGTGGTATGTTTACCGCTACCTTCCTGGCAATATTTATTGTACCGGTATTATATGTAGTGATCACTCGTCTGGCCTACGGCAAAGAAAAGCTGAGAAAGATGAAAGAGAGCTACCAGGCAGTGCCGGAGCATGATATACAAGGACGCCTTTAACCAGGATTAACAGATTAACAGGATTTCCCGGATGGGTGTTTTGTTGGTTATATAGAGAGATAAAAAAGATTGCCGGAGATAAAAGCGCAGATTACGCTGATATCTCCGGCAATTTTTTTATAAACAACAAAACACCCATCCTGTTAATCCTTAGTATCCTTTAATCCTGGTCCCCTGGTCTTTCTCTCCCTTCATTATCAAAATGCTGTGATAGTTGCCACTCCGTATAGCCTACCATGTACATGGTACCGGCTACTACGGCGCCTATGGTAATATACATGAACCAGTCTGTTTGCCGGTCGAAGATCAGTGCGCAGGCCACACCAGTGAGGATCAGGATCAAACCTACGCGACGCGACATATAGGCTGCCTCCTGATTGGCAGCATGCCACATTTCTGGGTTGCGGGTAGAAAGGAAACTACGGTAACCGTACCAGGACTTAGTGCTTTTAGGTGGAAAACGACGGATGAAATAACCCATAAAAAAGAACAGTAATCCTGCAAAAATTGCCGCATTGCAATACGTTGTATGCACGAATTTGAGGAACATGGCAGCCTTCTTTGGTTAGTATAAGTTACGCAAATATTTACGAATTTTTTGATTTACGAATTTAGGGATTTGAAATGCAGCGGAGATATAAGAGGTCTCCGCTGCATTTCAAATCCCTAAATTCGTAAATCAAAAAATTCGTAAATACTTAATTCTTGCTGCTGTCTGCTGCCGGCGCTGCTTTTTTCTTGAATAGCCCGTTGAGCGTATTCTTCACGGATTCCCCGGCTTGTTTGCCTACATTTTCAAGTGGCTTTCCCGTGGTCTGGGAAGTGGAATCTTTTTTACCGCTGAGCTGATTTTTTAATTCATCTTTTACGGAGTTGATGGCGTTGTTCTTGATTTGATTGACGCTATCACGTACCGTATTTTTTACGGTGTCTATTTTGTTTTTTACCAGTTCGGTGGCTTGTGCTTTCAGGCTGTTGGCACTTTCCCGGAGATCGGTTTTCAGGGAAGGTTTCAGCATATTGCCGGCCATCAGCACCTGGAGGTGAACGCTGTCGCCCAGGTTGACAGGGATCCCTTTATTCTGTGCCTGGGACACCAGGTTGTTGACGAGGTTGTTGCCCGCAGAACCCATAAGACTACGTGGCAGCGCGAGTTGCAGGGTGTAGTCCAGCGACTGGTCAAAGCCGTGGGAACCGGCAATATCCATGCGTACGCCATTCACCGTTATTTTAAACGGATTCACTTTTACGCGGCCGTTTTCAAAGGCGAAATAGTTTTTGATATCGCGCAGCGAAAGGTCTTTCAGCTGGGATATATTCAGCGTGCTGGCCAGCTGGTCTACCGGCGCAAACTGTTTCAGGAAGCCTTCTATCAGCAGCAGGTTGCCATCGCCGGTGAGGGTGCTGAGGTCGGGGCTCATATCTTTTCCCAGTTTACCGTGCATCTTCAGCTGGGAAGTGATTTTACCGGACAGGAATTTACCTATCGGCATCAGTTTCTGTACGGTGTTGAAAGTGTTGAAAGTTTCCTGTACATCCAGGTTTTGAACGTTATAAGCTACGTCGATATCCGGGTTTGTTTTGCTGTTTTTAGTGCTGTAGCTACCGTTGATTTCCATGGTACCTTGCAGGGCGTTGGCTTTCAGCTGTTGCATGGTAACCGTTTCATCTTTTACGAGCAGGTTGCCGGTAACGTTACGGAGGTCCGCTTTATCATATTGTACTTTGCCGACAGTTGCCTGTAAGCCCAGGTTCAGATTAGCCGGTACCGCAAAAGGCGCTGTGGCGGCGGTATCTGCCTTACCGCTGGCGGCGGCTGGTGCAGGTTCGGTGCCCATCCATTTGTTGAGGTTGATCTCATCTGCCTTGAAGTTCATTTTACCATCCAGGGGCGCGTTTTTAAACGTATAGGCGAGCAGGTTATTTACTTCGCCGTTGGCTTCAAAGTTGGTGCCCATGTATTGACCGTTCAATTCCTTTACGGTTACATTTTTTGGATTGAACTGTAGCAAGAGATTATTCACTTTTACACCATCGGGATAGTCCTTGCTTTTATACAGCATATTGCTCAGTTGCAGGGTACCGGCAGCATAGAAGCGGTCGTACTGCTGCTTTTCTATGGCGCTCATGTTGCCTTTGGCGGAAATGTCTGCATCCAGCAGGCCGGAGAGGGTAGTGCCTCCTTCGAGCTTCACAAATTCGGTGATCTTTGAGAGATCCAGTTTGCCTTTGGCCGCACCATCGAGGTACATATCAGAAACGGGTGTTTTCACGAGCAGACGGAGATCCAGCGGGGTGTTATCCATTTCCAGGTGGCCGGTGGGCATATCCACGATGGTATGATCAGGTACACCATCGGGGTTGCTGATCTTCATGGCTATCTGGATATTTTTTACCGGTTTTGGCAGGTCAGGATACTGGAAGAAACCATCTTTTACAGACAGGTTCAGACCAAAGGCCGGCATCTGTACAGGCGAGTAGTTGCCTTTTACATACCCGTTGAAAGCAGCGGTACCACTGGTTTTTATTTTGTTGAAATCTGTTTTGTAGATGGCCGGTACGAGCGACAGCAGATCTTTAAAATTGGTAGAAGGTGCATTAAAGCTCATATCCATACCATAGGTAGAATCGTTTACCAGTTTGAAAAGACCTTGCAGGCCCAGTTCCAGGTTGTTGAGAGATGCTTTGCCATCTTTCAGCGTATAGGTACTGGTGTTGTTATCTATCTGAATAGCGGCATCCAGTTTGGTTTTTACGCTGGAGAGATACGGGATCAGTCCATAGCGGAAAGTGATGCCATCGGCGGTGGTGTTGGTTTCCAGGGTGAACTGATCCTGTGTAAAATCACCTTTGCCCTGATGCGTCAAACCCTCCACGATCATTTGCATATTACCTTCCTGGTCATCATAATTGATGTAGGCATCTTCAATCTTATATTGCTGTAAGCTTAATGCAAACTGGCTGCTGCTGGTATCTGCCGCATTGGCCTGCGCCGTATCCGGTTTCATGATGTCCCAGTTGGCACTACCGTTTTTATGAACAATGGCGTGTATGCGTGGCTGTGAGAGGGTAATGTTATAGATGTCCATTTTATCTCCCTTTATTACACTCATGAGATTGAGGGCAATATCTATCTGCCTGACGGCCAGGAGGGTGTCGCCCTCAAAATCGCCGGTACCGGTGATCTCCAGGTTTTCCAAGCCAACAGCCAGGCGGGGGAAATGCCGGAACAAACTGATATCCACATCTTTAAAATCCACTTTGGCCGTCAGTTGCTTATTCAGTTCTGTCTTTACCGTGGCCATAATTTTGTCTTTAAAAAAATATGGGATGGCTATAGCTGCCAATACTAAGACCACGATTGTGATCGCCACAATTTTCAGGATCTTTTTGAGCATAGGTTTTTCTTTATTTGATTATTTGCGTGAAGATAATAATATTTTAGGCAAAGGACTTCGTAGTAAAACTATGGATAACAGGGAGATAATCGTTCCACGACGCTGTTCCTTGGCGCCTTTGCATGAAATATGCTGTATTTTTGCTGTATTCAGGAAAACACACACTATATGACACCAGAAAGAAGCGAGCGGCTGATATCCGTACTGAATAAACGGCAGGCAAATTTAACAGTAGTACTGGAAGACGTACAGGATCCGCACAATATTTCCGCTGTTATGCGTACCTGCGATGCAGTAGGTATCCAGGATATTTATGTGATCACCACCAAGGCGCCCCGGCATAAGAAATGGGGACACCGTAGCAGCAGTACGGCGGAGCGGTGGCTTACCACCCATCAATTTGATGATGCTGCGGCCTGCATGGCAGCATTGCGTGAAAGATATGACAAGATATTAACCACACATCTGGCTGATGATGCAAAGAGCCTTTATGATATTGATTTCACAGGCTCGGTAGCCCTGGTTTTCGGCAATGAACAAAATGGCGTGAGCGATGGTGTAAGAGCATTGGCAGATGGTAATTTTATTATTCCGCAGATGGGGATTATCAAATCGCTCAATATTTCTGTTGCTTGTGCCGTGAGCATTTATGAAGCCTTACGGCAGAAAATGCAGGCAGGACATTATGAGCAGACAGGACTACCGGAAAAGCGATACAAAGAGCTTTTAACGGATTGGGGATTTAAGGAAGATGATTTATAGGAACGACATAAAAAAATCCCTGGCCTTTCAACCAGGGATTCGCATTTATACTTAGATAACCCTTTTTTATGCGCTGCAGGTAACACAACCTTCTTCCATGGTACATACAGCCCCTTCAGGAATATCTTCCAGGGAAACATCACCGCCAGCAGCTTTAACAACCGGCTGGATCTGCTGACCACCTTGTTTTTCTACGGTAAACTGTACCGCCTGTGTAGCAGCCTGTGTACGCAGATAATACATACCTGTTTTCAAACCTTTCTTCCAGGCATAGAAGTGCATGGAGGTGAGCTTGGCGTTGGTAGGTGTGTCAACGAAGAGGTTCAGTGATTGAGACTGACAGATGAACGCACCGCGGTCTGCTGCCATATCAATCAGGTTACGTTGTTTGATTTCCCATACCGTTTTGTAGAGTTCTTTGATGCTGGATGGTATTTCAGGAATACTCTGAATGGAACCATTGGATGAAATGATTTTAGTTTTCATTTCATTATCCCAGAGGCCCAGTTCCACGAGGTCTTTCAGCAGGTGTTTGTTTACCACTACAAACTCACCACTCAGTACACGGCGTGTGTAGATGTTGGAAGTGTAAGGTTCAAAACACTCGTTGTTGCCGAGAATCTGTGAAGTAGACGCTGTAGGCATAGGCGCCAGCAGCAGGGAGTTGCGGATACCATCTTTTTTGATGGCAGCTTTCAGTGATTTCCAGTCCCAGCGTTCGGAAGGTTTCACATCCCACATATCAAACTGGAGGATTCCTTTGGAAGCCGGTGAGCCTGGGAATGTTTCGTAGTAGCCTTCTTTTTTGGCGAGGTCGTTGGAAGCGGTTAAACCGGCGAAGTAGATGGTTTCAAATATTTCGCTGTTCAGTTTCTTGGCTTCATCACTTTCAAAAGGATAACGCATAAGGATAAACGCATCTGCGAGACCCTGTACACCCAGGCCGATAGGGCGGTGGCGCAGGTTACTGCGTTCTGCCTCTTCTACCGGGTAGTAGTTATGATCGATGATCTTGTTCAGGTTTAAAGTAGCCTGATAGGTTACTTCGTATAATTTCTGATGATCAAATTGTCCTTCTGTTACAAAGCGGGGCAGTGCCAGGGAAGCAAGGTTACATACCGCTACTTCATTGGCATCGGTATATTCGATGATCTCTGTGCAGAGGTTGGAACTCTTGATGGTGCCCAGGTTTTGCTGGTTGGATTTGCGGTTGGCCGCATCTTTATACAACAGGTAAGGAGTGCCGGTTTCAATCTGTGCATCCAGGATGGCGAACCAGAGTTCCTGTGCTTTGATTGTTTTACGTGCGCGGCCTTCCTGTTCATATTTTTCAAACAGTTGTTCAAATTCATTACCCCAGCATTCGTGCAAACCGGGTGCTTCGTGTGGGCAGAACAATGACCAGTTGCCATTGGCTTCTACACGTTTCATAAACAGGTCGGGCATCCAGAGGGCGTAGAACAGATCACGTGCGCGCATCTCTTCTTTACCGTGGTTTTTACGCAGGTCCAGGAATTCGAAAATGTCGGCATGCCATGGTTCCAGGTAGATAGCGAAAGCGCCTTTACGCTTGCCACCACCCTGATCCACATAGCGTGCAGTATCGTTGAATACGCGCAGCATAGGAATGATACCATTGGAAGTACCATTGGTGCCACTGATGTAGGAACCCGTAGCACGGATGTTATGAATGCTGAGGCCAATACCGCCGGCGCTTTGTGAAATCTTGGCGGTTTGTTTCAGGGTATCGTAGATGCCTTCGATGCTGTCTCCCTGCATGGTGAGCAGGAAGCAGGAGGACATCTGCGGTTTGGGAGTGCCTGCATTGAACAGGGTAGGCGTGGCATGTGTAAACCACCGCTCACTCATCAGGTTATATGTTTTGATGGCAGATTCTATATCTGTTTTGTGGATGCCTACAGATACACGCATAAACATGTGCTGTGGACGTTCTACCACTTTGCCTTCTGTTTTCAGCAGGTAAGAGCGTTCCAGTGTTTTGAAACCGAAGTAGTCAAAAGCAAAGTCACGGTCGTAGATGATATTGGAATCCAGTGTGTCAGCATTGGTGCTGATAATGTCCCAAACTTCATCAGACAGCAGTGCTGCTGATTTACCGGTTTTAGGATCTATATATTCATACAGTTTCTTCATCGTTTTGGAAAACGACTTTTCTGTATTTTTATGCAGGTTACTTACTGCTATGCGGGAGGCCAGCAGGGCATAATCGGGGTGTTTGGTAGTCAGAGAGGCAGCTGTTTCAGCAGCCAGGTTATCCAGTTCCGAAGTAGTAACACCATCGTATAAACCCTGGATTACTTTTTTTGCTACATCTATTGCATCTACGTATTCAGTATTGAAACCATAACACAGTTTTTCAATACGTGCAGTGATCTTATCGAATTTCACTGCTTCTTTTCTTCCATCTCTCTTGATTACGAACATGGGTTTGCGAATTTAAGAGGGTTAAATATTTAAAAGTCTTCTTCCAGGCTGAATGTCTGCGAGTCTTTGCTGCCGCCCATTACGCCTGATTTTTGGTAATCGCCCACACGTTTTTCAAAGAAATTGGTCTTGCCCTGCAATGAAATCATTTCCATGAAATCGAAAGGATTAGACACGTTGAATATTTTTGTATATCCCAGTTCACCTATCCATCTGTCGGCTACAAACTCGATGTATTGTGCCATCAGGCGGCTGTTCATACCGATGAGATCTACCGGTAAGGCTTCTGTGATAAATTCTTTTTCAAATGCTACGGCGTCGCGGATGATCTGGTGTACCTGTTCTTCGCTCAGTTTTGTTGCCAGCATGCTGTAAAGCAGGCAGGCAAATTCACAATGCAGCCCTTCATCACGGCTGATCAGTTCATTGGAGAAAGTAAGTCCTGGCATCAGGCCTCTTTTCTTTAACCAGAAGATAGAGCAGAAGCTGCCACTGAAGAAAATGCCTTCTACTGCTGCAAAGGCTACAAGGCGCTCTGCAAAGGAGCCATTCTCGATCCAACGCAATGCCCAGTCAGCTTTCTTTCTTACTGCCGGTACCGTGTCGATGGCGTGAAACAGACGATCTTTTTCAACTGCATCTTTTACATAGGTATCGATCAGTAATGCGTATGTTTCAGAGTGGATATTTTCCATCATGATCTGGAAACCGTAAAAACAACGGGCTTCCGGGATCTGTACCTCGCTCATAAAGTTTACCGCCAGGTTCTCATTTACGATACCATCGCTGGCTGCAAAAAATGCAAGTACATGTGATATAAAATGGCGCTCGCCATCATTCAGGTTGGCCCAGTCTTTCAGGTCACTGCTTAAATCTATCTCCTCTGCTGTCCAGAAACTTGCTTCGTGCTTCTTGTATTGCTCCCAAACTTTTGGATATTTGATCGGCAATAACACAAAACGATCCTTGTTCTCTTTTAAAAGAATTTCATTCTCGTTACTCATATAAATATTTTTATCGGTCTGTCGAAGGTTTTTTGGTTTTTCGATCTGGGGTCAGCATGCTGCATAAAAAATCACATTTACTATCATCCCTTGTATCTCAGCATCTACAATATCCTAAAATCCATACGTCCAGGATTACAAATGTAAGCAACCGGATATGGCATCTGCTTAATAGTTTTCAACAGGTGTGGAAAAACAATATAAACATTGTGTAAATGCAGTGGTGTAGCATGTTTCACGCGTTTACGGTGACGGGTATATGTAATATGTTTTCTATGTGAAAAAAATCCGGCACGCCCTGCTAATATATACACACATTTTTTACTGAATAGGCTAACCGTATGAACATCAGTATAAAAAAAGACACT
The Chitinophaga sp. MM2321 DNA segment above includes these coding regions:
- a CDS encoding SdpI family protein gives rise to the protein MFLKFVHTTYCNAAIFAGLLFFFMGYFIRRFPPKSTKSWYGYRSFLSTRNPEMWHAANQEAAYMSRRVGLILILTGVACALIFDRQTDWFMYITIGAVVAGTMYMVGYTEWQLSQHFDNEGRERPGDQD
- a CDS encoding efflux RND transporter periplasmic adaptor subunit → MKKMNHIVLISAAGVLGFSACNGPAQKGAPVMPPTPVNITEASVAPAVYYDRYPATVVALNHVELRSQVSGFITGIFFKEGEVVQKGKPLYEIDRRKYEAAFHQAEANIASARANYNKAKKDDERYKRLAEQDAIARQILDNAEAALETNRSQLAAAEANLAAVRTDLDYSLIKAPFTGRIGISQVRLGSQVTPGTTLLNTISSENPIAVDFVINESDISRFADIQSKGGAVNDTTFRLQTSDGSEYVHAGKILAIDRGVDNQTGTIRVRIEFNNPDDKLKDGMSCVLNVLNSQSGDRLIIPYKAITEQMGEYFVFVAKDSIAAQQKVHLGPKLRDRVVIMDGIQAGDKIITEGFQRLRDGGRIQIGIPAAQQGEPVKK
- a CDS encoding multidrug efflux RND transporter permease subunit; translated protein: MIADTFIRRPVTAIVISIVLVLVGILAMMNLPIGQYPEISPPTVQVTGTYTGADAQTVEQTVATPVEVQVNGTPGMTYISTNNTSSGQMSMTVNFEVGTDINIAALDVQNRVGIAQPTLPQEVQRLGLTVRKRNPSILMLVALYSPKGTHDITFLDNYTNVYVKDALLRAKGVGDIFTRADDFSMRIWLKPDKLAEMNVTAEDIRAALAEQNAQITAGSVGAPPQQVGQTFEYNILTKGRLSTAEEFGNVIIKTRPSDGTLVYLKDVARVQLGKFNYAGNNFVDGRRAAYLLVYQAPGSNAIETAANVTEAMEEMKKQFPNDVQYVVPFESVSVVKVSIEEVLHTLVEALLLVVLVVFLFLQSWRATIIPILAIPVSIIATFIFFIPLGFTINTLTLFGFVLAIGIVVDDAIVVVEAVQHNIDHEKMSPKDATTQAMKEISGPVIAIALILAAVFVPVGFIPGIVGRLYQQFAITIAISVLISAFVALSLTPALCILLLKPMHLDKDSKGLNKFFFKFNRWFGHTTSRYSMGVKKSIRFSRLAIVFLLCLFVGTIMLFKAKPSGFIPTEDEGRIYITFDLPESSSTERTLAVMQSIMKDLDSTQGIAHYAALGGLNVVNFATKSNSATIFCQLKPWSERKADSLQIFGLVATLQKKLAKYKEANVVVIPPPAIPGLGSTAGFSFILQQRRNGDIKAFEGVLQNFVAAVNKRPEIARAFSFFTARTPGYQLDIDREKAKKMGVKISDIATALQTYMGSAYINDFTIYGRNFRVVTQADSSYRGDIKNLSQFFVRNSAGTMVPLSTLTSYKVIESAPVISHYNLFRSAEINGNPAPGYSSGDAINALKEVAAQELPDGYGYEFSGLSREELLSGSKTIYIFALSIIFVFLFLAALYESWSVPFSVLLAVPIGAFGAITVLTFLPKLSNNVYAQIGLITLIGLSAKNAILIVEFAKERVDRGMDLVTAAVEAAKLRLRPIIMTSLAFLLGITPLVFSSGAGAEARKTMGWTVLGGMFTATFLAIFIVPVLYVVITRLAYGKEKLRKMKESYQAVPEHDIQGRL
- a CDS encoding TolC family protein, which gives rise to MKRAFYLLAVTCGIFLSPHIYAQQSTDSLLTNATLQDCIRYALSHQPVLRQSRIDEAITDRTVKSKLADWYPQINLDYNLQHYMELPTSIFGGNPTKVGVANTSTAQFGLNQNIFTRDLLLATNTARDVRKQSQQSTVRTQIDVVADVSKAYYDILLTSQQIQVLDEDIIRLERSLKDAYNQYQGGVVDKTDYKRATISLNNARAQQKSARELLTAKQAYLQQLMGYPANAGDVPLAYDTAQMATQITGEDTALVANYKDRIEYQLLETQQSLLQANLKYNKWSYLPTVSAFVNYAFAYQNENFSKLYSINYPNSLLGLKLSLPIFQGGKRVHNIKMAELQLQRTQWDFATLRSEINTQYTQAMATYRSNLNDYTTLKDNVEMAMDVYNMLQLQYKEGIKTYLEVLISETELRTAQLSYYNAMYQVLSSKIDLQKALGTLTANY